The stretch of DNA TTTCCTTTAAACAATTCAAAAAGGGAAAAGCCAAATAAAAAGAAAGACAACCCCACAACTCAAAAAGAATCTTCGCCAGAACCAAAAAAGAAAAAAAGAGTTCTTAAAAAACTGATTCAAGAAGCACTAAAAGAAAAAGAAGAACCTAAAAAAGAATCAAAAGACAATCTTAATAATAGCACACTAAAAAAAGAAAAAGGGGAGATAGAGCTTTAATTTTACTCTGAACAAAATTCAGCAGCCTCTTAATATTGTGCGACGCAAATAAAACTAAACCAAAATCGTGGATTTGTCTAAAATACTGCAATCCCTAAATTTTAAATTTCGGCTATTAATTAAACATTAGAAAACAAAAAACTAAAAGCAAAAGAGGGAAGACTAACACAAAAACTAAAAATTAAAGCTCAAACAAAAAATTTTTAAAAAATAATTAATTTAAAACTTCAAAAAGCCAAAAACAAACAAAGAACAAGAAAATGAATTAAAAATTAGGTCTATACTTGCCAAACAGCCAGTCAAGACCTAGTTAGGAATATATAAAAAAGCCAAAAACAGGCTTATAAGGGCAGTTTTGGCTGTTTTTTATATTTTACCTCAAATAAGGCAAAAATAAAGCATTTATTTTTGTTTTTTAGAGCCATAAAAAACAAAGGGCATAAAAAAGGTTATAAAAACGAAAAAGAAAACAAGAGTTTAAAAATAAAACAGCAAAAAATATTTTAAGCACTAAAATCACAATAAAACAAAAAAGAGAAAGGGCATTATTATAAAAAAGTGCTAAAAGAAAAATATTTTTAAAAATAAAAACAAAAAAACTTAAAAAAGCAAAAAGAGTAGAAGGAAAGGAGGGAGGTTTGTTATTGGTATATCTTCGCACAATGTATCTTATGCGACATAATATACCTTAGGGATAAGAACTGGCAAAGGCCTAATTTCAAAAAATAAAAAAGAAAATTAAAAAACAACAAAATTGTTTAAGAATATTTCCAGAATATTGAACCTTTTGCTTTGATCAAAAACAACCAAAAAACAATTTTTTCTACCCCCTCTCCCCTATTCAAAAACTTTAGACCACCTTTTTCTTCTTTCTTTGCAAAAGATCCACTAAAAGAGGGGTGGCTAAAAATATAGAGGAATATGTGCCAATACCTACTCCGATTGCCAAAGCCAAAGAAAAGTTTTTAATACTCTCCCCTCCTAAGAGGTATAAAGACAAAAGAACCAAAATAGTAGTAAAAGCAGTTCCCACTGAACGAGCCAATGTCTGCCAAATAGATAAGTCAGCCAAATCAGCTAATGCCCCCTCCTCTTTGATAAGATTTTCTCTGACACGGTCAAAAACAACAATGGTATCATTTACAGAATAGCCAATAGTAGTCAAAAGAGCGGTAATAAAGTAAGAATCAATAACTATTTTTGGACTAAAATGGCCCAAAAAAGAAAAACTGCCCAAAACAATCAGAGCATCATGAATTAAAGCAATAACTGCCACTATACCAAAAAACCAACTGGAATACCCCTCAGGCACACTGCGAAAAGCATAAGCTACATATAAAATAATAGCTATAGAAGCCAGAACAACCCCTAATAATGCCTTGCGCTGTAAATCCTTACTGACTGAAGGGCCAACACTCTCATAAGAAAGTTCCTTAAAATCAGCTACTTTTCTTAAAGCTTCTTTGAGCTTGCAATAATCATTCTCCTCTAAGTTTTGGGTGCGGATAAAATACTCTTTTTCTGAAGGTTGGATTTGAAAATAATCAAAACCAGCCTGTTTTAGTTGGGCGGCTACTCTGTCTTTAGTCACTTCTTTTTCAAACCTAATTTTTAATACACTACCTCCGGCAAAATCTATACCAAGATTAAAACGCCAGAAAACAACTAAAAGAATGGAAACCAAAACAAGCAATAAAGAAAAAAGGTAAAACACTTTTCTGAATTTTATAAAACTAAAAGGTAATTTCATTTTTTAGTTATTATTTTCCCTGCCCTTTCAGGCACAAAAGCCTGTAAAAATGTGCGCGTAATAGTAATAGCTGAAAACATGCTCATCAAAATCCCAATGCCTAAAGTAACAGCAAAACCTTTTATTTGGCCAGTTCCAAAAGAGTATAAAATTAAAGCAATCAAAAGACTGGAAACATTAGAATCTCTAATAGAAGGCCAGGCTCTCTTAAAACCTTCATTAATAGCCAAGGAGAGATCAGACCCCGATCTAAATTCCTCTTTGGTCCGTTCAAAAATCAAGATATTAGCGTCCACCGCCATACCTATAGAAAGAATAAAGCCAGCTATACCAGATAAGGTTAAGGTAAAACCACCCAATTTAAAAAGGGAGAGAA from bacterium encodes:
- the secF gene encoding protein translocase subunit SecF — encoded protein: MKLPFSFIKFRKVFYLFSLLLVLVSILLVVFWRFNLGIDFAGGSVLKIRFEKEVTKDRVAAQLKQAGFDYFQIQPSEKEYFIRTQNLEENDYCKLKEALRKVADFKELSYESVGPSVSKDLQRKALLGVVLASIAIILYVAYAFRSVPEGYSSWFFGIVAVIALIHDALIVLGSFSFLGHFSPKIVIDSYFITALLTTIGYSVNDTIVVFDRVRENLIKEEGALADLADLSIWQTLARSVGTAFTTILVLLSLYLLGGESIKNFSLALAIGVGIGTYSSIFLATPLLVDLLQRKKKKVV